The Dasypus novemcinctus isolate mDasNov1 chromosome 12, mDasNov1.1.hap2, whole genome shotgun sequence genome includes a window with the following:
- the POLR2F gene encoding DNA-directed RNA polymerases I, II, and III subunit RPABC2, whose translation MSDNEDNFDGDDFDDVEEDEGLDDLENAEEEGQENVEILPSGERPQANQKRITTPYMTKYERARVLGTRALQIAMCAPVMVELEGETDPLLIAMKELKARKIPIIIRRYLPDGSYEDWGVDELIITD comes from the exons TTTTGATGGTGATGACTTTGATGATGTGGAAGAGGATGAAGGGTTAGATGATTTGGAGAATGCCGAGGAG GAGGGCCAGGAAAATGTCGAGATCCTTCCCTCTGGGGAGCGACCGCAGGCCAACCAGAAGCGAATCACTACACCGTACATGACCAAGTATGAGCGGGCCCGCGTGCTGGGCACCCGAGCCCTCCAGATCGC GATGTGTGCCCCCGTGATGGTGGAGCTGGAGGGGGAGACAGATCCCTTGCTCATCGCCATGAAAGAGCTCAA gGCCCGAAAGATTCCCATCATCATTCGCCGCTACCTGCCAGATGGGAGCTATGAAGACTGGGGGGTGGACGAACTCATCATCACCGACTGA